In Gemmatimonadota bacterium, a single genomic region encodes these proteins:
- a CDS encoding PadR family transcriptional regulator: MYGFVWGGSGGRKRGGPRGGRIFEQGDLKYVILQLLAEKPRHGYEVIKELEERFAGAYAPSAGTVYPTLSLLEDLGYATVTPEEGGKKIYTITDEGRRYLEENRSAVDDIFERIAELGASFLSDGMVEINRAMGTVGKATYASASRYFRDKEKVAKVREILERAAREIDEIVGGTRV, from the coding sequence GTGTACGGCTTCGTCTGGGGGGGCTCCGGTGGACGCAAGCGCGGTGGACCGCGCGGCGGCCGGATCTTCGAGCAGGGGGACCTGAAGTACGTCATCCTGCAGCTCCTGGCCGAGAAGCCCCGCCACGGCTACGAGGTCATCAAGGAGCTCGAGGAGCGATTCGCCGGCGCATACGCCCCGAGTGCGGGGACCGTGTATCCCACCCTCTCTCTGCTGGAGGATCTGGGCTACGCCACGGTCACCCCCGAGGAAGGGGGGAAGAAGATCTACACCATCACCGACGAAGGGCGCCGCTACCTGGAAGAGAATCGGTCCGCGGTCGATGACATCTTCGAGCGCATCGCCGAGCTGGGCGCGTCGTTCCTGAGCGATGGCATGGTCGAGATCAACCGGGCCATGGGGACGGTCGGCAAGGCGACCTACGCCTCCGCTTCGCGCTACTTCCGTGACAAGGAGAAGGTCGCCAAGGTGCGCGAGATTCTCGAGCGGGCCGCGCGGGAGATCGACGAGATCGTCGGCGGCACAAGGGTCTAG
- a CDS encoding TonB-dependent receptor, whose translation MLATTGTATRASAQTRADAPGATVTGTIIGTVREANGTPVRDATILLVDVPREPVTTDGFGRYVLRAVPAGTRRLFVSASGLAPARRAVTVPAGDTAHVDIALQRSVLELAGVTVSATATGRDPLAVTQPVTTLGPRELERSLGATLTQTLSWTAGVTARSQGPAATMPVIRGLTGERIVVLHDGQRAGDLAASAPDHGVTIDPLSAREVEIVRGPAALLHGSAALGGVVNVLSDDIARTVPAGRLSSLTVNAQSASEGGGALLDVSQPFGPSTVLRLKAGGRSHGNQALGVGGGRDVLDNTSMRNRQGVVSLTHVRDEALAGVALRRYDFEYGLPWRTAAADGVRLRGARDEVSVRAERAGRGGFTRLRLDASAQSYAHDERSAAGEVATALAVRSQQGQLLARTRAAGPLRDGAVGVSFLARRNAVTGAQALTPPNANRALALFAFQELAPLAGRFGLRMPLALRVERVSSESDVTTQFGAAVARRFTTVSASGGVSVPLSRDASIAVNVARATRVPSPEELFSRAGHAGTGAFEIGNPSLDVEVTRGVDAVVRVERRALRAQVALFSSAVHGWIGLYPSGRDTVIASPGGATKALPLFTISQREARLRGAEASVEGTLARRVVASLTADLLRASDDRGGALPYMPPARVGGGARWDDGRWQFGAAVRRVLAQRRVTDGEIPTDPFTVVEGHAGVRLVVGAQVHTLMLRGENLGDRFYRDATSRIKDFAPAAGRNVSLLYRVTF comes from the coding sequence GTGCTCGCCACGACGGGGACGGCGACGCGCGCCAGCGCGCAGACTCGTGCGGACGCCCCGGGGGCGACCGTCACCGGGACGATCATCGGGACGGTACGGGAGGCGAACGGAACTCCCGTGCGCGATGCGACGATTCTCCTCGTCGACGTGCCGCGCGAGCCGGTCACCACCGACGGGTTTGGGCGGTACGTCCTGCGAGCCGTCCCGGCCGGGACCCGCCGGTTGTTCGTCAGCGCCTCCGGCCTGGCACCGGCTCGTCGCGCGGTCACCGTCCCGGCGGGCGATACGGCGCACGTCGATATCGCCCTGCAACGCAGCGTGCTCGAACTCGCCGGCGTCACCGTAAGTGCCACCGCCACCGGTCGTGATCCGCTGGCCGTCACGCAACCGGTCACCACCCTTGGCCCGCGCGAGTTGGAGCGCTCGCTCGGGGCGACGCTCACGCAGACGCTCTCCTGGACCGCCGGCGTGACTGCCCGGTCGCAGGGGCCGGCGGCCACGATGCCGGTCATTCGCGGGCTCACGGGCGAGCGCATCGTCGTCCTGCACGACGGGCAGCGGGCGGGCGACCTCGCGGCCAGCGCCCCCGACCACGGTGTGACCATCGATCCGCTGTCGGCGCGGGAAGTCGAGATCGTGCGGGGGCCGGCGGCACTGCTCCACGGGAGCGCCGCGTTAGGCGGTGTGGTGAACGTGCTGTCCGACGACATCGCGCGCACCGTTCCCGCCGGGCGCCTGTCGAGCCTCACGGTGAACGCCCAGAGCGCCAGCGAGGGGGGAGGCGCACTGCTCGACGTGTCGCAACCGTTCGGCCCGTCGACCGTGCTGCGGCTCAAGGCGGGCGGGCGCTCGCATGGCAACCAGGCGCTGGGCGTCGGCGGGGGGCGCGACGTGCTCGACAACACGAGCATGCGCAACCGGCAGGGGGTCGTCTCCCTCACGCACGTTCGTGATGAGGCGCTCGCCGGCGTGGCGCTGCGCCGCTACGACTTCGAGTACGGCTTGCCGTGGCGTACTGCGGCCGCTGATGGCGTGCGCCTGCGTGGGGCGCGCGACGAAGTGAGCGTTCGCGCCGAGCGTGCCGGGCGGGGGGGCTTCACGCGCTTGCGCCTCGATGCGAGCGCGCAGTCGTATGCGCACGACGAGCGTAGCGCCGCCGGCGAGGTCGCGACCGCGCTGGCGGTGCGGTCGCAGCAGGGGCAGCTGCTCGCGCGGACGCGCGCCGCCGGTCCCCTCCGCGATGGTGCGGTCGGCGTGTCGTTCCTCGCCAGGCGCAACGCCGTCACGGGTGCGCAGGCGCTCACCCCGCCCAACGCCAATCGGGCGCTGGCGCTGTTCGCCTTCCAGGAACTCGCGCCGCTCGCCGGCCGGTTTGGGCTGCGCATGCCGCTTGCCCTCCGTGTGGAGCGCGTGTCGTCGGAGAGCGACGTCACGACGCAGTTCGGCGCGGCCGTCGCGCGCCGTTTCACCACGGTGTCGGCGTCGGGCGGGGTGTCGGTCCCACTCTCGCGCGATGCGTCGATCGCCGTGAATGTCGCGCGCGCCACGCGCGTCCCCTCGCCAGAGGAACTCTTCTCGCGCGCAGGTCACGCCGGAACCGGCGCGTTCGAGATCGGCAATCCGTCGTTGGACGTGGAGGTCACGCGCGGCGTGGACGCCGTCGTGCGCGTGGAGCGGCGTGCGCTGCGCGCGCAGGTGGCGCTTTTCTCGTCCGCCGTCCACGGATGGATCGGCCTCTATCCGTCGGGGCGCGACACGGTGATTGCATCGCCGGGGGGCGCGACCAAGGCACTCCCGCTATTCACCATCTCGCAGCGCGAGGCACGATTGCGCGGGGCGGAGGCGAGCGTCGAGGGTACGCTCGCGCGTCGAGTGGTCGCGTCGCTGACGGCCGACCTGCTGCGCGCCTCGGACGATCGCGGCGGGGCGCTCCCCTACATGCCCCCGGCCCGCGTCGGTGGCGGGGCCCGATGGGACGACGGTCGCTGGCAGTTCGGGGCCGCGGTGCGGCGCGTCCTCGCACAGCGACGCGTCACCGACGGCGAGATCCCGACCGATCCCTTCACCGTTGTCGAGGGGCACGCGGGCGTTCGTCTGGTGGTCGGCGCGCAGGTGCATACACTCATGCTGCGGGGCGAGAACCTCGGGGACCGCTTCTATCGGGACGCCACGAGTCGCATCAAGGACTTCGCCCCAGCCGCCGGGCGCAACGTCTCGCTGCTCTATCGCGTGACGTTCTGA
- a CDS encoding leucine--tRNA ligase: MTSPTHPANAGDTGGYDPTAVESKWRERWRERGTNTTDLASGERPFYALMMFPYPSAEGLHVGNLFAFTGNDIYGRFHRQQGHTVFEPLGYDAFGIHSENYALKVGVHPMRLIPKNIANFRRQLERAGLMVDWGKSVDTTAPDYYRWTQWVFLQLYKRGLAYKKKAAVNWCPSCKTVLANEQVVGGACERCGTIVEQRLLEQWFFRISDYAERLLHNLDTIDWSDTTKTAQRNWIGRSEGARLRFPVAGASGAGRSTADISDITVFTTRPDTIFGATYMVLAPEHPMVDLLATDGQRAEVQAYRDRAAKQDLVSRKTTKEKTGVFTGSHAINPATGKEVPVWIADYVLMEYGTGAIMAVPGHDERDFDFATVFNLPIVRVVAAPDDTAATPLESAFTDDAAGHLVNSEQFDGLPVAEGKSAVTAWLAERGAGTPVTNYRLHDWCISRQRYWGPPIPIVYCDACGPQPVPEQDLPVVLPDIPDFRPDDSGISPLARHAEWYHVACPQCGAKARRETDVSDTFLDSAWYFLRYPSVGHDDVPFDPAITKKWLPVNSYIGGNEHAVLHLLYSRFITMVLHDMGYLHFEEPFTRFRAHGLIIREGAKMSKSRGNVVNPDAFIDQWGADSFRTYLMFLGPYEEGGDFRDAGIIGVKRFLDRLWLAATLATEEGTPDAAVVRKLHQTIAKVTSDIPKLSYNTAIAAMMEYMNTLRKGERTPHRQEVEPVVQMIAPFAPHVAEELWERFGHTVSVFDSVWPAFDAELAREDSVQLAVQVNGKLRGTLAVARDITQAEALAAALADPAIAKYVTGEVKKVIFVPGRLLNLVV, translated from the coding sequence ATGACATCTCCGACCCATCCCGCCAACGCCGGTGACACCGGCGGATACGATCCCACTGCCGTCGAATCCAAGTGGCGTGAGCGGTGGCGCGAACGCGGGACCAACACCACCGACCTGGCCTCGGGCGAGCGTCCGTTCTACGCCCTGATGATGTTCCCCTATCCGTCGGCCGAGGGGCTCCATGTGGGCAACCTCTTCGCCTTCACGGGGAACGACATCTATGGACGATTTCATCGGCAGCAGGGGCACACGGTCTTCGAGCCCCTCGGCTACGACGCGTTCGGCATTCACTCCGAGAACTACGCGCTCAAGGTCGGGGTGCACCCGATGCGCCTCATTCCGAAGAACATCGCCAACTTCCGCCGCCAGCTCGAGCGCGCCGGACTGATGGTCGATTGGGGGAAGTCGGTCGACACCACGGCGCCGGACTACTACCGCTGGACCCAGTGGGTCTTCCTGCAGCTCTACAAGCGCGGGTTGGCCTACAAGAAGAAGGCGGCGGTGAACTGGTGCCCCAGCTGCAAGACGGTGCTGGCCAACGAGCAGGTCGTCGGCGGCGCCTGTGAACGGTGCGGGACCATCGTCGAGCAGCGGCTGCTCGAGCAATGGTTCTTCCGCATCAGCGACTACGCCGAACGCCTGCTCCACAACCTCGACACGATCGACTGGTCCGACACCACCAAGACGGCGCAGCGCAACTGGATCGGCAGAAGCGAGGGGGCGAGGCTGCGCTTCCCGGTCGCCGGGGCGAGCGGGGCGGGGCGGAGCACGGCCGACATCTCCGACATCACCGTCTTCACGACCCGCCCCGACACGATCTTCGGCGCGACGTACATGGTGCTCGCGCCGGAGCATCCGATGGTCGACCTGCTCGCGACCGATGGCCAGCGTGCCGAGGTCCAGGCGTATCGCGACCGTGCGGCCAAGCAGGACCTCGTCTCGCGCAAGACGACCAAGGAGAAGACCGGCGTCTTTACCGGATCGCACGCCATCAATCCGGCCACTGGGAAGGAGGTCCCGGTCTGGATCGCCGACTACGTGCTGATGGAATACGGTACGGGGGCGATCATGGCGGTCCCGGGGCACGACGAGCGCGACTTCGATTTCGCGACCGTCTTCAACCTCCCGATCGTCCGTGTCGTGGCGGCGCCGGACGACACGGCCGCGACGCCACTCGAGTCTGCGTTCACCGACGATGCCGCCGGCCACCTGGTGAACTCCGAGCAGTTCGATGGGCTCCCGGTCGCCGAGGGCAAGAGCGCGGTGACGGCCTGGCTCGCGGAGCGCGGGGCAGGGACGCCGGTGACCAACTACCGGTTGCATGACTGGTGCATCTCGCGGCAGCGCTACTGGGGGCCGCCGATCCCGATCGTCTACTGCGACGCGTGCGGGCCGCAGCCCGTGCCGGAGCAGGACCTCCCGGTCGTCCTCCCCGACATCCCCGACTTCCGCCCCGACGACTCGGGGATCTCGCCGCTGGCGCGCCACGCGGAGTGGTATCACGTCGCCTGCCCGCAGTGCGGGGCCAAGGCGCGCCGCGAGACCGACGTCTCCGACACCTTCCTCGACAGCGCCTGGTACTTCCTGCGCTACCCGAGCGTGGGGCACGACGATGTGCCGTTCGATCCGGCGATCACGAAGAAGTGGCTGCCGGTGAATTCGTACATCGGGGGCAACGAGCACGCGGTGTTGCACCTGCTGTACTCGCGCTTCATCACGATGGTGCTGCACGACATGGGGTACCTGCACTTCGAGGAACCCTTCACCAGGTTCCGCGCCCACGGCCTCATCATCCGCGAAGGGGCCAAGATGTCGAAGAGCCGCGGCAACGTGGTGAACCCCGACGCCTTCATCGACCAGTGGGGGGCGGACTCGTTCCGCACCTACCTCATGTTCCTCGGCCCGTACGAGGAAGGGGGCGACTTCCGCGACGCAGGGATCATCGGCGTCAAGCGATTCCTCGACCGGTTGTGGCTGGCGGCAACGCTGGCGACCGAGGAGGGCACCCCAGATGCGGCCGTCGTGCGCAAGCTCCACCAGACCATCGCCAAGGTGACGAGCGACATCCCGAAGCTGAGCTACAACACGGCGATCGCGGCGATGATGGAGTACATGAACACGCTGCGGAAGGGTGAGCGCACGCCGCATCGCCAGGAGGTCGAGCCGGTGGTCCAGATGATCGCCCCCTTCGCTCCGCACGTGGCCGAGGAACTGTGGGAGCGCTTTGGCCACACCGTGAGCGTCTTCGACAGCGTGTGGCCGGCCTTCGATGCGGAGCTGGCGCGTGAGGATTCTGTGCAGCTGGCGGTGCAGGTCAACGGCAAGCTGCGCGGGACGCTCGCCGTGGCGCGCGACATCACGCAAGCCGAGGCGCTGGCGGCCGCGCTGGCCGATCCGGCCATCGCCAAGTACGTCACGGGCGAGGTCAAGAAGGTCATCTTCGTCCCAGGGCGGCTGCTGAACCTCGTCGTCTGA
- a CDS encoding pyridoxal-phosphate dependent enzyme yields the protein MTLPPIIPIDAITAARERLRGMVVRTPLVRLYHDAPRPAIHLKLENLQPIGSFKLRGAGNAMRALPREALGDGVWTASAGNMAQGVAWCAREMGVPCTVVVPDHAPDTKVRAVERLGGRIVRRPFDAWWQLLVDRGSPEFPGRFIHPVSDAEVMAGNATVALEILEDVPDVAAIVAPYGGGGLSCGIASAIRQLAPHVKVYAAEVDTAAPLAPALAAGELVPTTYTPSFVDGIGGRTVLAEMWPLASTLLTGSIVVSLAEVAAAWRLVLERNRVLAEGAGAAAVAAALTAAAGDGPVVAVVSGGNIDPTVVVKLLTGELP from the coding sequence ATGACGCTCCCGCCGATCATCCCCATCGACGCCATTACCGCCGCGCGCGAGCGCCTGCGCGGGATGGTGGTGCGCACGCCGCTCGTGCGCCTGTATCACGACGCGCCGCGCCCCGCGATTCACCTCAAGCTGGAGAATCTGCAGCCCATCGGGTCGTTCAAGCTGCGCGGGGCGGGGAACGCCATGCGCGCCCTGCCGCGCGAGGCGTTAGGCGACGGTGTCTGGACCGCCAGTGCCGGGAACATGGCGCAAGGCGTGGCGTGGTGTGCGCGCGAGATGGGGGTCCCGTGCACCGTCGTCGTCCCGGACCACGCTCCCGACACCAAGGTGCGCGCCGTCGAGCGACTCGGCGGGCGCATCGTGCGACGCCCCTTCGACGCCTGGTGGCAGCTCCTCGTCGATCGCGGATCGCCCGAGTTCCCGGGGCGCTTCATTCACCCGGTCTCCGACGCCGAGGTAATGGCGGGGAACGCGACCGTGGCGCTCGAGATCCTCGAGGACGTGCCCGACGTGGCCGCGATCGTCGCCCCCTACGGTGGCGGCGGACTCAGTTGCGGCATTGCATCGGCGATCCGGCAGCTCGCTCCCCACGTGAAGGTGTATGCGGCGGAGGTGGACACCGCGGCACCACTGGCCCCTGCCCTTGCGGCTGGCGAGCTGGTGCCGACCACGTACACCCCATCGTTTGTCGATGGCATCGGCGGACGCACGGTGCTCGCCGAGATGTGGCCGCTGGCGTCGACCCTGCTCACGGGTTCGATCGTCGTCTCGCTCGCCGAGGTCGCCGCGGCGTGGCGCCTGGTGCTCGAGCGCAATCGCGTGCTGGCCGAGGGCGCCGGGGCGGCGGCGGTCGCCGCGGCGCTCACTGCAGCCGCCGGCGACGGCCCGGTTGTCGCGGTCGTCTCAGGAGGCAACATCGATCCCACCGTCGTCGTGAAGCTCCTGACGGGGGAACTCCCATGA
- a CDS encoding ABC transporter permease, with product MGEIFRVALGALRANKLRSLLTMLGIVIGVGSVIAMIALGTGAQQAVKDRITALGTTLLTVSPGQMFGRGGISSMDDRAKLVMKDATALEERGTLFLAVQPEMSRNMQVQYMNKNTNTSITGTTANYLTVRKYELQAGRMFSSQEDNAKARLAVVGPEVVKNMGLESPFAILDEPIRIRGIQFTVIGVLKSKGQSQPWMNPDDQILIPLNTARFRVIGSDRIRSVSVLAKSEEQIPETMAEIQKILRREHKLRQGRPDDFSIRNQSDFLSTFAETTVVFTYLLAGIAAVSLVVGGIGIMNIMLVSVTERTREIGVRKALGATRFNILFQFLIEAVVLCLMGGFIGILLGGGAATWLSSAFQWNTQISTQSIMLAFGFSALVGIVFGVWPARRAAKLDPISALRYE from the coding sequence ATCGGCGAAATCTTTCGTGTCGCGTTAGGCGCCCTGCGCGCCAACAAGCTCCGGTCGCTCCTCACCATGCTGGGGATCGTCATCGGCGTCGGGTCGGTCATCGCCATGATCGCCCTCGGCACCGGGGCCCAGCAGGCGGTGAAGGACCGTATCACGGCGTTGGGGACGACGCTCCTCACCGTGTCGCCGGGGCAGATGTTCGGCCGCGGCGGCATTTCGTCGATGGACGATCGCGCCAAGCTCGTGATGAAGGACGCGACTGCCCTCGAGGAGCGTGGCACCCTGTTCCTCGCCGTGCAGCCGGAGATGTCGCGGAACATGCAGGTGCAGTACATGAACAAGAACACGAACACCAGCATCACCGGCACAACGGCCAACTATCTGACGGTCCGCAAGTACGAGCTGCAGGCCGGGCGCATGTTCAGCTCGCAGGAAGACAACGCCAAGGCGCGTCTCGCCGTGGTCGGCCCGGAAGTCGTGAAGAACATGGGGCTCGAGTCGCCCTTCGCCATCCTCGACGAGCCGATCCGCATTCGCGGCATCCAGTTCACCGTCATCGGCGTCCTCAAGTCCAAGGGGCAGTCGCAGCCGTGGATGAACCCCGACGACCAGATCCTCATCCCGCTCAACACGGCGCGCTTTCGCGTCATCGGGAGCGATCGCATCCGCTCCGTCTCGGTCCTCGCCAAGAGCGAGGAACAGATCCCCGAGACGATGGCCGAGATCCAGAAGATCCTGCGCCGCGAGCACAAGCTGCGGCAGGGGCGCCCGGACGACTTCAGCATCCGCAACCAGTCCGACTTCCTCTCGACGTTTGCCGAGACGACCGTCGTCTTCACCTACCTGCTGGCCGGGATCGCCGCCGTGTCGCTGGTGGTGGGTGGCATCGGGATCATGAACATCATGCTCGTGTCGGTCACCGAACGCACGCGCGAGATCGGCGTGCGCAAGGCGTTAGGCGCGACCCGGTTCAACATCCTGTTCCAGTTCCTCATCGAGGCCGTCGTGCTGTGCCTGATGGGGGGCTTCATCGGCATCCTGCTGGGTGGGGGCGCGGCGACCTGGTTGAGCAGCGCGTTCCAGTGGAACACGCAGATCTCGACGCAGTCGATCATGCTCGCCTTCGGCTTCTCCGCGCTGGTCGGGATCGTGTTCGGCGTGTGGCCAGCGAGACGTGCCGCGAAGCTCGACCCGATCAGCGCGCTGCGCTACGAGTAG
- a CDS encoding ornithine cyclodeaminase family protein, which produces MADARTLIVPHADVERLLPMPSCIDVMADALAATTRGDALLPLRQVLRLHSGRDAFAVMPAVLGNAIGAKVITVFPGNDATPYESHMGVILYFDDTHGRLLAIIDASSVTAIRTAAVSGLATRLLANTDASRLAILGAGVQAMTHLDAMRAVRDVRRVTLWSRGAQRCESFARWAREQRGVEVTICATAEAAVRDADIICTVTASREPVLQGEWVAPGAHINAVGASIASARELDTDAVVQSMLYVDRRESTMNEAGDFLIPREEGAIDNGHIRGEIGELLVGRAQGRTSPGERTLFKSLGLAVEDVASARFIHERAVATDTGTWIELGGLRPAT; this is translated from the coding sequence ATGGCCGACGCCCGCACGCTGATTGTCCCGCACGCCGATGTCGAGCGGTTGCTCCCCATGCCGTCCTGCATCGACGTCATGGCCGACGCGCTCGCCGCCACGACGCGCGGCGATGCGCTCCTCCCGCTACGCCAGGTGCTGCGCCTCCATTCAGGTCGCGACGCCTTTGCTGTCATGCCCGCGGTGCTCGGCAATGCCATCGGTGCCAAGGTCATCACCGTCTTCCCGGGGAACGACGCGACGCCGTACGAGTCGCACATGGGGGTCATCCTCTACTTCGACGACACACACGGTCGCCTGCTCGCGATCATCGATGCGAGCTCGGTCACCGCGATCCGTACCGCCGCTGTCTCCGGACTCGCCACGCGCCTCCTCGCCAACACCGACGCGTCACGTCTCGCGATCCTCGGCGCTGGCGTGCAGGCCATGACGCACCTCGACGCCATGCGCGCGGTGCGCGACGTGCGACGCGTCACGCTCTGGAGCCGCGGCGCGCAGCGCTGCGAGAGCTTTGCACGATGGGCGCGCGAACAACGGGGGGTGGAGGTCACCATCTGCGCGACGGCCGAGGCGGCGGTGCGCGATGCCGACATCATCTGCACCGTCACGGCGTCGCGCGAGCCCGTCCTGCAGGGCGAGTGGGTGGCACCCGGGGCACACATCAACGCCGTGGGAGCCTCCATCGCGTCGGCGCGCGAACTGGATACCGATGCCGTGGTGCAGTCGATGCTCTACGTCGATCGCCGTGAGTCGACGATGAACGAAGCGGGCGACTTCCTCATCCCACGCGAGGAGGGGGCGATCGACAACGGGCACATTCGTGGCGAGATCGGCGAGTTGCTGGTGGGGCGGGCGCAGGGCCGCACCAGCCCCGGGGAGCGTACGCTCTTCAAGTCGTTAGGGTTGGCGGTGGAGGATGTGGCAAGCGCGCGCTTCATCCACGAGCGTGCCGTGGCCACCGACACGGGAACGTGGATCGAGCTGGGCGGCCTGCGCCCCGCCACATGA
- a CDS encoding MBL fold metallo-hydrolase has product MLGTGNPNADPERSGPAVAVVVDDRAYLVDAGPGVVRRAAAAARNGVAALVADKLDVVFLSHLHSDHTLGLPDLIFTPWVLERERPLRVFGPTGVREMTDHLVSAFSEDIKVRIDGREHANLTGYKVQASVVRPGIVFKDEKVTVKAFAVPHGDWKESFGYRFETPDRVIVISGDTKASRAVVDACNGCDLLVHEVYSTERFATRPGKWQEYHRNAHTSTVELAALATQARAKSLLLYHQLYWGATDADLLREMRQAGYRTPVTSARDLGVY; this is encoded by the coding sequence ATGCTCGGGACCGGGAACCCCAATGCCGACCCCGAGCGGTCGGGGCCGGCGGTGGCCGTGGTGGTCGACGATCGCGCCTACCTCGTCGATGCAGGACCGGGGGTGGTGCGCCGCGCCGCAGCGGCCGCGCGCAACGGCGTCGCCGCCCTCGTGGCCGATAAGCTCGACGTCGTCTTCCTGTCGCACTTGCACTCCGACCACACCCTCGGCCTGCCGGACCTGATCTTCACGCCATGGGTCCTGGAGCGGGAACGGCCGCTGCGTGTCTTTGGTCCCACCGGCGTGCGGGAGATGACCGACCACCTCGTCTCCGCCTTCAGCGAGGACATCAAGGTGCGCATCGATGGCCGGGAGCATGCCAACCTCACGGGCTACAAGGTGCAGGCCAGTGTGGTGCGCCCCGGAATCGTCTTCAAGGACGAGAAGGTCACGGTGAAGGCCTTCGCGGTTCCGCATGGTGACTGGAAGGAATCGTTCGGATACCGCTTCGAGACCCCTGATCGTGTGATCGTCATCTCCGGCGATACCAAGGCCAGTCGCGCGGTCGTCGACGCTTGCAACGGCTGTGACCTCCTGGTGCACGAGGTCTACTCGACCGAGCGATTCGCGACACGCCCGGGCAAGTGGCAGGAGTACCATCGCAACGCGCACACCTCGACCGTTGAACTCGCGGCGCTCGCCACGCAGGCGCGCGCGAAATCGCTCCTGCTCTACCACCAACTGTACTGGGGGGCCACCGACGCGGATCTGCTCCGCGAGATGCGACAGGCAGGCTATCGCACCCCGGTGACCTCCGCGCGTGATCTCGGCGTCTACTGA
- a CDS encoding PDZ domain-containing protein, producing the protein MRTRILSTAVLAIVGVNASLAAQTTTRPTPERDEPRIMTRTLRSAMPDDPDRPRLGLTLAAGGAIDTLGILVDEVTAGGPADKAGIKAGDRIVSINGVNLRLAAADAEDEEMRGVTQRRLTRELARRKAGDDVDLRLLRDGKTMALKVKTVAADELRPRTATFVRSARANLDRASLGIGLGSTGSKRDTLGILVASLSSDGPAENAGLEEGDRLASINGVDLRVAREDVGDWASSNAKVRRLARELEKVKAGDEVELRVYRAGQPRTVKVKTAAARDVDRNGRQMFIIGGNASGGDFGVTVPPLPPLPPGAPMAPMAPRPPMPPDAPSFYFFDGDREGTATLRLSPRMRTEVRDRTREAIERALELAPRARTKVRVEMEDGDDGEVISRPGPLPPKGVTRVVTVRSV; encoded by the coding sequence ATGCGTACTCGAATCCTCTCGACAGCCGTGCTCGCGATCGTGGGCGTGAACGCCTCGCTCGCGGCGCAGACGACGACTCGCCCCACTCCCGAGCGCGACGAACCGCGCATCATGACGCGGACGCTCCGGTCGGCCATGCCCGACGATCCCGATCGCCCGCGCCTCGGACTCACGCTCGCCGCGGGCGGGGCGATCGACACCCTGGGAATCCTCGTGGATGAGGTCACCGCTGGAGGTCCGGCGGACAAGGCCGGCATCAAGGCGGGCGACCGCATCGTGTCCATCAATGGCGTGAATCTGCGGCTGGCCGCGGCAGACGCCGAAGACGAGGAGATGCGCGGCGTCACGCAGCGCCGCCTCACACGCGAGTTGGCGCGCCGCAAGGCGGGGGACGACGTCGACCTTCGTCTCCTGCGGGACGGCAAGACGATGGCGCTCAAGGTCAAGACGGTCGCGGCCGACGAACTGCGGCCGCGTACGGCGACGTTCGTGCGCAGTGCGCGCGCCAACCTCGATCGCGCCAGCCTCGGCATCGGGCTCGGCAGCACCGGCAGCAAACGCGACACGTTAGGCATCCTGGTCGCCAGCCTGTCGAGCGACGGTCCGGCTGAGAATGCGGGACTGGAGGAAGGCGACCGCCTGGCGTCGATCAACGGCGTCGACCTGCGGGTCGCGCGTGAAGACGTGGGCGATTGGGCCTCGAGCAATGCCAAGGTGCGCCGCCTGGCGCGCGAGCTGGAGAAGGTGAAGGCCGGCGATGAGGTGGAGTTGCGCGTCTATCGCGCCGGGCAGCCGCGCACCGTGAAGGTGAAGACGGCGGCCGCGCGCGACGTGGACCGGAACGGACGGCAGATGTTCATCATCGGTGGCAACGCGAGTGGTGGCGACTTCGGCGTGACCGTGCCGCCACTTCCGCCGCTGCCGCCCGGTGCCCCCATGGCGCCGATGGCTCCACGTCCGCCGATGCCGCCGGACGCGCCGTCGTTCTACTTCTTCGACGGCGACCGCGAAGGAACCGCGACGCTTCGGCTGTCGCCTCGAATGCGCACCGAGGTCCGTGATCGGACGCGGGAGGCAATCGAGCGCGCCCTCGAACTCGCCCCGCGCGCTCGCACGAAGGTGCGGGTCGAGATGGAGGATGGCGACGACGGGGAGGTGATCTCGAGGCCGGGCCCGCTTCCGCCCAAGGGCGTGACTCGGGTGGTGACCGTGCGCAGCGTCTAG